A stretch of the Salmo salar chromosome ssa20, Ssal_v3.1, whole genome shotgun sequence genome encodes the following:
- the vaspb gene encoding vasodilator-stimulated phosphoprotein isoform X2: MSESSTCHARATVMIYDDGNKKWLPAGTGPQNFSRVQIYHNPATNAFRVVGRKMQTDQQVVINCPIVKGLKYNEATPNFHQWRDARQVWGLNFGSKEDAALFANGIAHALEVLNSLSDAGYATLPRPVSNGPSPEELEQQRRLEQQRLEQQRLEQQETERQERQEWERLERERQAAAVPAAPLAPPAPQGPPPPPGPPPSGPPPPPGPPPPGPPAAGSGPPPAPPLPSPGGDGGLGGGAGGLAAALAGAKLRRVAKDDSGSGAVAATAAPAAKPDQSRTSASIGGGGGGGGGLMGEMASILARRKKMADGGAKPPAKMADNDDSESQGQSDTLGRRPWEKSATMPRVKPAGANNDAGGGEETDIERIKREILDEMRKELQKVKEEIIGAFIEELQKRGST; encoded by the exons TGAGTCCAGTACCTGCCATGCTCGGGCCACGGTGATGATCTATGATGATGGGAATAAGAAGTGGCTCCCGGCAGGAACAGGGCCTCAGAACTTCAGCAGGGTCCAGATCTACCACAACCCCGCTACTAATGCCTTCAGAGTGGTGGGACGCAAGATGCAGACAGATcaacag gTGGTGATTAACTGTCCTATTGTGAAAGGCCTGAAGTACAATGAGGCCACGCCCAACTTCCACCAGTGGCGGGACGCGCGGCAGGTGTGGGGGCTCAACTTTGGCAGTAAGGAGGATGCTGCCCTCTTCGCCAACGGAATCGCCCACGCACTGGAAGTGCTCAATTCCCTGTCAGACGCAG gTTATGCTACCCTCCCCCGCCCAGTGTCAAATGGACCCTCCCCAGAGGAACTGGAACAGCAGCGGAG GCTGGAGCAGCAGAGGCTGGAGCAGCAGAGGCTGGAGCAGCAGGAGACAGAGCGTCAGGAGAGGCAGGAgtgggagagactggagagagagagacaagctgCAGCAG TGCCCGCTGCACCATTGGCTCCCCCAGCACCTCAgggccctcctccaccccccggCCCTCCTCCGTCTGGGCCCCCTCCACCCCCGGGACCTCCTCCCCCAGGACCCCCGGCCGCAGGATCAGGACCCCCGCCCGCCCCACCGCTGCCCTCCCCGGGAGGAGATGGGGGCCTAGGGGGGGGTGCAGGGGGCCTGGCGGCAGCCTTAGCCGGGGCCAAGCTCCGCAGAGTGgccaag gatgatagtggtagtggtgctGTTGCTGCTACTGCAGCACCGGCTGCCAAGCCTGATCAAAGCCGCACCAGTGCCTCcatcggtggtggtggtggtggaggaggaggcttgATGGGTGAGATGGCATCCATCCTGGCACGGAG GAAAAAAATGGCAGACGGTGGGGCTAAGCCACCTGCTAAGATGGCAGATAAT GATGACTCAGAGTCCCAAGGCCAAAGTG ACACTCTTGGACGAAGACCTTGGGAGAAATCGGCCACTATGCCAAG GGTGAAGCCTGCAGGTGCTAATAATGATGCTGGAGGTGGTGAAGAGACCGATATTGAGAGGATTAAACGG GAGATTCTTGACGAGATGAGGAAGGAGTTACAAAAAGTCAAGGAGGAGATAATCGGAG CCTTTATTGAGGAGCTACAGAAGAGGGGCTCCACATAG
- the vaspb gene encoding vasodilator-stimulated phosphoprotein isoform X1, with protein sequence MSESSTCHARATVMIYDDGNKKWLPAGTGPQNFSRVQIYHNPATNAFRVVGRKMQTDQQVVINCPIVKGLKYNEATPNFHQWRDARQVWGLNFGSKEDAALFANGIAHALEVLNSLSDAGYATLPRPVSNGPSPEELEQQRRLEQQRLEQQRLEQQETERQERQEWERLERERQAAAVPAAPLAPPAPQGPPPPPGPPPSGPPPPPGPPPPGPPAAGSGPPPAPPLPSPGGDGGLGGGAGGLAAALAGAKLRRVAKDDSGSGAVAATAAPAAKPDQSRTSASIGGGGGGGGGLMGEMASILARRKKMADGGAKPPAKMADNDDSESQGQSDTLGRRPWEKSATMPRNHSISKSMDSTSPLSQGPRVKPAGANNDAGGGEETDIERIKREILDEMRKELQKVKEEIIGAFIEELQKRGST encoded by the exons TGAGTCCAGTACCTGCCATGCTCGGGCCACGGTGATGATCTATGATGATGGGAATAAGAAGTGGCTCCCGGCAGGAACAGGGCCTCAGAACTTCAGCAGGGTCCAGATCTACCACAACCCCGCTACTAATGCCTTCAGAGTGGTGGGACGCAAGATGCAGACAGATcaacag gTGGTGATTAACTGTCCTATTGTGAAAGGCCTGAAGTACAATGAGGCCACGCCCAACTTCCACCAGTGGCGGGACGCGCGGCAGGTGTGGGGGCTCAACTTTGGCAGTAAGGAGGATGCTGCCCTCTTCGCCAACGGAATCGCCCACGCACTGGAAGTGCTCAATTCCCTGTCAGACGCAG gTTATGCTACCCTCCCCCGCCCAGTGTCAAATGGACCCTCCCCAGAGGAACTGGAACAGCAGCGGAG GCTGGAGCAGCAGAGGCTGGAGCAGCAGAGGCTGGAGCAGCAGGAGACAGAGCGTCAGGAGAGGCAGGAgtgggagagactggagagagagagacaagctgCAGCAG TGCCCGCTGCACCATTGGCTCCCCCAGCACCTCAgggccctcctccaccccccggCCCTCCTCCGTCTGGGCCCCCTCCACCCCCGGGACCTCCTCCCCCAGGACCCCCGGCCGCAGGATCAGGACCCCCGCCCGCCCCACCGCTGCCCTCCCCGGGAGGAGATGGGGGCCTAGGGGGGGGTGCAGGGGGCCTGGCGGCAGCCTTAGCCGGGGCCAAGCTCCGCAGAGTGgccaag gatgatagtggtagtggtgctGTTGCTGCTACTGCAGCACCGGCTGCCAAGCCTGATCAAAGCCGCACCAGTGCCTCcatcggtggtggtggtggtggaggaggaggcttgATGGGTGAGATGGCATCCATCCTGGCACGGAG GAAAAAAATGGCAGACGGTGGGGCTAAGCCACCTGCTAAGATGGCAGATAAT GATGACTCAGAGTCCCAAGGCCAAAGTG ACACTCTTGGACGAAGACCTTGGGAGAAATCGGCCACTATGCCAAG GAATCACTCCATCTCCAAGAGCATGGACTCCACCTCTCCCTTGTCCCAGGGTCCCAG GGTGAAGCCTGCAGGTGCTAATAATGATGCTGGAGGTGGTGAAGAGACCGATATTGAGAGGATTAAACGG GAGATTCTTGACGAGATGAGGAAGGAGTTACAAAAAGTCAAGGAGGAGATAATCGGAG CCTTTATTGAGGAGCTACAGAAGAGGGGCTCCACATAG